In the Patescibacteria group bacterium genome, one interval contains:
- a CDS encoding bifunctional phosphoglucose/phosphomannose isomerase, which yields MNNLNDLDKIAQIDTKNTRKYIAELGPQIQLGWSSAQKLIIPSFYPNTSKVVILGMGGSGIAGALVQALLKKENPHPIIIHRDYGVPAFVDNKTLVIAVSHSGGTEEVLDGFVAAFSKGAKLIAITTGGKLESLAKKYRAPLYKYQSDAPQPRAAMGYGFGAILGVMKKIGLMSELAQKDIDEAIVILNQVNENLKPENKTGRNLAKRIANQIFGSVPFVWSAENLEEVARRWKCQFNENSKYSSYFEALPELNHNTIADLDFPKPNPIYVLILQSKYYNPRIHKRIGICREILDKKEIPNLLVNLELKCSALAEMLAYVLLGDYTSFYLGILHEVDPSSNETIIFLKDRLQK from the coding sequence ATGAACAACTTAAATGATTTAGACAAAATTGCTCAAATTGATACTAAAAACACCCGTAAATATATTGCGGAGTTGGGTCCTCAAATTCAGTTAGGCTGGTCAAGTGCTCAAAAATTAATTATTCCCTCATTTTATCCCAATACCAGCAAAGTTGTTATTTTAGGCATGGGCGGTTCAGGTATTGCTGGCGCTTTGGTCCAGGCATTATTAAAAAAAGAGAATCCCCATCCGATAATCATTCATCGAGATTATGGGGTACCAGCTTTTGTTGACAATAAAACATTAGTAATTGCCGTTTCTCATTCTGGTGGAACCGAAGAGGTTTTAGATGGATTCGTGGCCGCCTTTTCCAAGGGTGCAAAATTAATAGCAATCACGACTGGCGGCAAATTAGAATCATTAGCGAAAAAATATCGCGCGCCTTTGTATAAATACCAAAGTGATGCGCCTCAGCCGCGAGCAGCCATGGGTTATGGATTCGGGGCAATTTTAGGGGTGATGAAAAAAATTGGCTTGATGTCGGAATTAGCGCAAAAAGATATTGATGAGGCAATTGTGATTTTAAACCAGGTTAATGAAAACCTCAAACCTGAAAATAAAACTGGGCGAAATTTAGCCAAACGAATTGCAAATCAGATTTTTGGCTCAGTGCCATTTGTTTGGTCAGCTGAAAACCTAGAAGAAGTGGCGCGGCGCTGGAAATGCCAGTTTAATGAAAATTCTAAATATTCATCTTATTTTGAAGCATTGCCCGAATTAAACCATAATACCATTGCTGATTTAGATTTTCCAAAGCCAAACCCAATATACGTGCTGATATTGCAGTCAAAATATTATAATCCAAGAATTCATAAAAGAATTGGGATTTGCCGAGAAATTTTGGATAAAAAAGAAATTCCAAATCTGTTGGTTAATTTGGAATTAAAATGTTCAGCCTTGGCAGAGATGTTAGCCTATGTGTTATTGGGCGATTATACCAGTTTTTATCTGGGAATTTTACACGAAGTTGATCCCAGTTCAAACGAAACGATCATTTTCCTAAAAGATCGTTTACAAAAATAA
- a CDS encoding class D sortase has protein sequence MKFTFLAQENLKNLFKNVLKFAVFFLIIFAIMFTLLNWPAVKINVSYYWGKIFHQNNSQKTELTTLPNINNSKQPTTTELKLGNNRIVINKININVPIVWNVPEKDFIASLKNGVAHYQGTAKPGDKGNIFIAGHSSNYWWEQGPYSAIFSMINKLDLGDEVIITYNNKAYYYRVQEKFTVKPSQVEVMMPTKEPTLTLMTCTPIGTSLNRLIVRADQVIP, from the coding sequence ATGAAATTTACATTTTTAGCCCAAGAAAATTTAAAAAATCTTTTCAAAAACGTCCTCAAATTTGCGGTTTTCTTTTTAATTATCTTTGCCATTATGTTTACACTTTTAAATTGGCCAGCCGTGAAAATTAATGTTAGCTATTATTGGGGAAAAATATTTCACCAAAATAATTCCCAAAAAACAGAACTTACGACCTTACCAAATATTAATAATTCCAAACAGCCAACCACCACCGAACTTAAACTCGGAAATAACCGGATTGTGATAAATAAAATAAATATAAACGTTCCTATTGTTTGGAATGTGCCTGAAAAAGATTTTATTGCCAGTTTAAAAAATGGCGTGGCTCATTATCAAGGCACCGCCAAACCCGGCGATAAAGGCAACATTTTTATCGCTGGCCACTCTTCAAATTATTGGTGGGAACAAGGTCCTTATAGCGCCATTTTTTCGATGATCAATAAATTAGATCTCGGCGACGAGGTGATCATTACCTATAATAATAAAGCTTATTATTATCGCGTCCAAGAGAAATTTACAGTTAAGCCATCTCAAGTTGAAGTCATGATGCCAACCAAAGAACCAACTTTAACCTTAATGACTTGCACGCCAATTGGCACGAGTTTAAATCGTTTAATTGTTCGAGCCGATCAGGTAATTCCTTAA
- the murA gene encoding UDP-N-acetylglucosamine 1-carboxyvinyltransferase has product MAKFKIIGGKPLHGTISTTGAKNSALPIIAACLLTDEICEIDNIPDILDIQVMLEIIQELGAIVKKINPHKYQIQAQKIKTTQLKSELISKLRASILLMGPMLARMKKIQMKHPGGCIIGKRPVGTHFWALEKMGATTKQDQTYYYAQAPRGLNPTEMFLDEPSVTATENVLMAAALTPGKTVLKDAACEPHVQDLAHFLIKMGALISGIGTNHLEIIGAQKLQGAKHRLIPDFLDIGTFAAAAAATKGEITIKDVVATDLDPILAKLEMMGVKYKLENRSLKILKSPNLKASRIQTRPWPGFPTDLQAPFCVLSTQAKGTSLIHDWIYERRLLYTDNLIKMGAEIVWCDPHRALVTGPTQLYGAQIGSPDIRAGIALIIAGLAAKGETIIDNIDLVDRGYEAVEIRLQALGANIKRIK; this is encoded by the coding sequence ATGGCAAAATTTAAAATTATCGGTGGCAAGCCATTACACGGTACTATCAGCACCACCGGTGCGAAAAATTCGGCATTACCGATAATTGCTGCTTGTCTTTTAACTGATGAAATTTGTGAAATTGATAATATCCCAGATATTTTGGATATTCAAGTAATGCTGGAGATTATTCAAGAATTGGGCGCTATTGTTAAAAAAATAAACCCTCATAAGTATCAGATTCAGGCTCAAAAAATTAAAACTACCCAATTAAAATCAGAATTAATCTCAAAACTTAGAGCCTCAATTTTGTTGATGGGGCCAATGTTGGCCCGAATGAAAAAAATTCAAATGAAGCATCCGGGAGGTTGTATTATTGGCAAAAGGCCGGTTGGAACTCATTTTTGGGCTTTAGAAAAAATGGGCGCCACTACCAAACAAGATCAAACATATTATTATGCCCAAGCGCCTCGCGGATTAAATCCGACTGAAATGTTTTTAGATGAGCCATCTGTGACTGCCACCGAAAACGTCTTAATGGCGGCCGCTCTTACTCCTGGCAAAACCGTACTCAAGGATGCAGCTTGCGAACCGCACGTTCAAGATTTAGCGCATTTTTTGATCAAAATGGGCGCATTAATATCAGGCATTGGCACTAATCATTTAGAAATTATTGGCGCTCAAAAATTACAAGGCGCCAAACACCGCCTAATTCCCGACTTTCTTGACATTGGCACTTTTGCCGCGGCCGCCGCTGCCACCAAGGGCGAAATCACTATCAAAGATGTCGTTGCCACGGATTTAGATCCGATTTTAGCCAAATTAGAAATGATGGGCGTCAAATATAAACTTGAAAATCGTAGTCTAAAAATTTTAAAAAGCCCCAATCTTAAAGCTTCCCGGATTCAAACTCGACCCTGGCCAGGCTTTCCCACTGATTTGCAAGCGCCGTTTTGCGTGCTATCCACCCAAGCTAAAGGCACGAGTTTAATTCATGATTGGATTTACGAGCGAAGGTTATTATACACTGATAATCTAATAAAAATGGGTGCCGAAATTGTCTGGTGCGATCCGCATCGCGCCTTAGTTACCGGACCAACCCAATTATATGGCGCACAAATTGGCAGTCCAGATATTCGCGCCGGCATCGCTTTAATTATTGCTGGTTTAGCCGCCAAAGGTGAAACAATCATTGATAATATTGATTTGGTTGATCGAGGTTATGAAGCAGTTGAAATTAGGCTGCAAGCCCTAGGTGCCAATATCAAAAGAATCAAATAA
- a CDS encoding rod shape-determining protein, whose amino-acid sequence MLGRRIGIDLGTTNTLVYLPKKGIVSNEPTVVALSVDDNRVLAIGKEAKEMIGRTPESIIASHPLRDGVIADYRICEAMLRYFINRVSGGLRLFRPEVMIAAPAGITSTEKRAVIDAALQAGAKAAFIIKEPVAAALGAEVPISSPSGNMIIDIGGGTSEVAVIALGDIVAASSVRTGGRKMDQALANYIRRKHNLIVGEQTAENIKIKIGSVLPLKKELKMEISGSNSISGLPETIIVTSNDVVKSLKNELKDIINTVKNVLQNTPPELAADVIDKGIIMSGGGSMLRNIDSLMTKVTGVPCHVAEEPLLAVAKGTGMAVENLDAYKKSVLWIKS is encoded by the coding sequence ATGTTAGGTCGAAGAATTGGCATTGATTTAGGGACCACCAATACTTTAGTGTATTTGCCCAAAAAGGGGATTGTGAGTAATGAACCAACGGTGGTGGCATTATCGGTTGATGATAACCGTGTTTTAGCAATTGGCAAAGAAGCCAAAGAAATGATTGGACGCACGCCTGAAAGTATTATTGCTTCGCATCCTTTGCGGGATGGTGTCATTGCCGATTATCGAATTTGCGAAGCGATGTTGAGATATTTTATTAATCGCGTTTCTGGCGGTTTAAGGTTATTTCGTCCGGAAGTGATGATTGCCGCCCCAGCTGGTATTACCTCCACTGAAAAAAGGGCGGTTATTGATGCGGCCTTGCAAGCTGGTGCCAAAGCAGCTTTTATCATCAAAGAGCCGGTTGCCGCCGCGCTTGGTGCGGAAGTGCCAATTTCTTCTCCGTCGGGGAATATGATTATTGATATTGGCGGTGGCACCTCTGAAGTAGCAGTAATTGCTTTGGGTGATATTGTCGCGGCCAGCTCAGTTCGTACCGGGGGCCGGAAAATGGATCAAGCTCTTGCCAATTATATCCGTCGCAAACATAATCTAATTGTTGGCGAACAAACCGCCGAAAACATTAAAATTAAAATCGGTTCAGTTTTACCTTTGAAAAAAGAGTTAAAAATGGAGATCTCTGGTTCTAATTCAATCTCTGGCTTGCCCGAAACAATTATCGTTACCAGCAATGATGTGGTAAAGTCACTTAAAAATGAGTTAAAAGATATTATCAACACCGTCAAAAATGTTTTACAAAACACCCCCCCGGAATTAGCCGCAGATGTGATTGATAAAGGCATTATAATGTCTGGTGGCGGTTCAATGTTGCGAAATATTGATTCATTAATGACCAAGGTCACCGGCGTGCCGTGCCATGTTGCTGAAGAGCCTTTATTGGCGGTGGCAAAGGGAACAGGCATGGCGGTTGAAAATTTAGACGCCTACAAAAAATCAGTCTTATGGATAAAATCATAA
- a CDS encoding glycosyltransferase family 2 protein, which translates to MDKIIIMINPKVAIILVNYNSQQDTLECLESLFRISYPNFKVVLVDNNSKDDSAKIIRQRFGAKVKIIENSKNLGFAEGNNVGVRWALKNNADYVMLLNNDTIVNPSFLDILIKNVQNKPQFEVFSPQIRMYPDKNRLWYAGGRMMPFLGSVQMFNRGAKISNAKLKKPSEITFITGAAMLISALLFKKVGFLDKKYFLYWEETDWEARALRAGVKFLYVPDAVIWHKISQSTGGAANPKMQYYFYRNNLLFAKKNLVFYWWPTFLLFIFFRILFFEIGLGLIQYLFGKRTRFLGLKYLCRGILDFFSGKFGATKLE; encoded by the coding sequence ATGGATAAAATCATAATCATGATTAATCCTAAAGTAGCCATTATTTTAGTTAATTATAATTCACAACAAGACACTCTCGAATGCTTAGAGAGTCTTTTTCGAATTAGCTATCCGAATTTTAAAGTGGTTTTAGTGGATAATAATTCCAAAGATGATTCAGCCAAAATAATTCGACAAAGATTTGGTGCTAAAGTAAAAATCATTGAAAATTCTAAAAATTTAGGTTTTGCCGAAGGTAATAATGTTGGCGTTCGTTGGGCACTAAAAAACAATGCCGACTATGTTATGCTCTTGAATAATGACACCATTGTTAATCCGAGTTTTTTGGATATTTTAATCAAAAATGTCCAAAATAAACCCCAATTCGAAGTTTTTTCCCCACAAATCCGCATGTATCCGGATAAAAACCGCTTATGGTATGCGGGGGGACGAATGATGCCGTTTCTCGGGTCTGTGCAAATGTTTAATCGGGGTGCCAAAATTTCAAATGCGAAATTAAAAAAACCAAGCGAAATTACTTTTATCACTGGGGCGGCGATGCTAATCTCCGCTTTGTTATTTAAAAAAGTGGGTTTTTTGGATAAAAAATATTTTTTATACTGGGAAGAAACAGATTGGGAAGCTCGGGCTCTTCGTGCTGGGGTAAAATTTTTATATGTTCCAGATGCGGTGATTTGGCACAAGATTTCCCAAAGCACTGGTGGTGCCGCAAACCCCAAAATGCAATATTATTTCTATCGCAACAATTTATTATTTGCGAAAAAGAATTTGGTATTTTATTGGTGGCCAACTTTTTTACTTTTTATATTTTTTAGAATTTTATTTTTTGAAATTGGTTTAGGGTTAATCCAATATTTGTTTGGAAAACGAACTCGATTTTTAGGTTTAAAATATTTATGTAGGGGAATTTTAGATTTTTTTAGCGGCAAATTTGGTGCAACAAAATTGGAATAA
- a CDS encoding O-antigen ligase family protein produces the protein MIILVIFALALIIFSFLKPKWAFYLLLALIPFHAFLFTTFNELLNLTGRSSQILASWKEIIMFGLILRILWQIVKTRKPPFKILFVDKIIALLFLLGISTMIFFLIPLKSAFWGFRFDFEMFLIYFLARSYVWKKPEIQKSVLIILSSAMIVALFALLQAWFLPADFLTHFGYSSGVNWQQAIALPAYQTIGASNVVRMQSFLAGPNQLGSYLLIPIFISLVYLISAKSNKLKLLLTVYCLLLIFSLFYTYSRSAWLAFAAGLVVLILIKIKQRYPLKTFLITMSAIFVVLIGLLIFIQYQPFGIKFADVYINHQGSNLERFSRLQASFETIIKTPWGLGIGQAGQAQLHSMSATALISENWYLQIGVELGILGLIIYLLVIYHFLKNLWQTLKFLTGKFGHDLSLAVFSGFIVLSLHAMFLHTWSDISTALTFWFLVGLILTQTSTKLQKST, from the coding sequence ATGATAATTTTAGTAATTTTCGCCTTAGCCTTAATTATTTTTTCATTTCTAAAACCCAAATGGGCGTTTTATTTGTTATTAGCTTTAATTCCCTTCCATGCTTTTTTATTCACCACTTTCAATGAATTATTAAATTTAACTGGCCGCAGTTCGCAAATTCTGGCTTCTTGGAAAGAAATTATTATGTTCGGTTTGATTTTGCGCATTTTATGGCAAATTGTTAAGACTCGAAAACCACCCTTTAAAATTTTATTTGTCGACAAAATTATTGCTTTATTGTTTTTACTCGGCATTTCCACCATGATCTTTTTCTTGATTCCGCTCAAATCTGCTTTTTGGGGATTTCGATTTGATTTTGAGATGTTTTTAATTTATTTCCTAGCTCGCTCCTATGTTTGGAAAAAACCTGAAATTCAAAAATCAGTCCTAATAATTTTATCATCAGCCATGATTGTGGCTCTTTTTGCATTGTTGCAAGCCTGGTTTCTGCCGGCCGATTTTCTGACTCATTTCGGTTATTCATCAGGAGTAAATTGGCAACAAGCGATCGCTTTGCCGGCTTATCAAACCATTGGCGCCTCAAATGTGGTGCGCATGCAATCATTTTTAGCTGGTCCAAATCAATTAGGCTCGTATTTATTAATCCCAATTTTTATCAGCCTGGTGTATTTAATTTCTGCAAAAAGTAACAAATTAAAATTACTGTTAACTGTTTACTGTTTACTGTTAATTTTTTCTTTATTTTACACCTATTCCCGTTCCGCATGGTTGGCATTTGCCGCAGGTTTGGTGGTTTTAATTTTAATAAAAATCAAACAGCGTTACCCACTCAAAACATTTTTAATCACCATGTCTGCAATTTTTGTAGTTTTAATAGGATTGTTGATTTTTATCCAATATCAACCCTTTGGTATTAAATTTGCCGATGTATATATTAATCATCAAGGCTCAAATTTGGAAAGATTTAGCCGGCTTCAAGCCTCTTTTGAAACTATTATTAAAACACCGTGGGGTTTGGGAATCGGACAAGCTGGGCAAGCTCAACTTCATTCCATGAGTGCTACGGCTTTAATTTCAGAAAATTGGTATTTGCAAATTGGCGTTGAATTGGGAATTTTGGGTTTGATAATTTATTTGCTCGTTATCTACCACTTTCTTAAAAATTTATGGCAAACCTTAAAATTTTTAACTGGAAAATTTGGCCACGATCTTAGTCTGGCGGTATTTTCAGGATTTATCGTTCTTTCTTTGCACGCGATGTTTTTACACACTTGGTCTGATATTTCCACCGCTTTAACCTTTTGGTTTTTGGTCGGCTTGATTTTGACACAGACATCTACAAAATTACAAAAAAGTACATAA
- a CDS encoding MBL fold metallo-hydrolase gives MKLTILGSGGALYNLKRGFPGYYLEIGNDKVLLDAGPGTLTKLAKAKIDYFDLTHILISHTHADHLSDLMPILINIYLKTLSAYGGKEKIKPLIIFGPPGFKKTYHQLKEMMFPEKESFKIEIRELKNSRLKFKNWQLESVITRHVPYWKSISVKFTESNTSFVYSGDSAFCPELIKLSQNAENLLFDCSALISNEFPQSHLNPQFAAEIANLSGAKKLILSHLYDLDELAEIKKEVAKVFKGEIHLARDLEKYIL, from the coding sequence ATGAAATTAACAATTTTGGGATCCGGTGGCGCGCTTTACAACCTTAAAAGGGGTTTTCCGGGTTATTATTTAGAAATTGGCAATGACAAAGTTTTACTCGATGCCGGTCCCGGCACTTTGACAAAATTAGCCAAAGCCAAAATTGATTATTTTGATTTAACCCATATTTTAATTTCTCATACTCATGCTGATCACCTTTCTGATTTAATGCCGATCCTTATTAATATTTATTTGAAAACTTTATCAGCATATGGTGGGAAAGAGAAAATAAAACCTCTAATAATTTTTGGCCCACCAGGCTTTAAAAAAACATATCATCAATTAAAAGAAATGATGTTCCCCGAAAAAGAAAGTTTTAAAATTGAAATTCGCGAGCTTAAAAATAGCCGACTAAAATTTAAAAATTGGCAATTAGAATCAGTTATTACGCGCCATGTCCCTTACTGGAAATCAATTTCGGTTAAATTTACCGAGTCCAATACTTCTTTTGTTTATTCAGGTGACAGCGCATTTTGTCCAGAATTGATCAAATTATCCCAAAATGCCGAAAACTTATTGTTTGATTGTTCGGCGTTAATTAGTAATGAGTTTCCTCAATCACATTTAAATCCCCAATTTGCGGCCGAAATTGCTAATTTATCTGGTGCGAAAAAATTAATTTTATCCCATTTATATGATTTAGATGAGCTTGCCGAGATTAAAAAAGAGGTTGCCAAAGTTTTTAAAGGTGAAATCCATCTTGCTCGTGATTTGGAAAAATATATCTTATGA
- a CDS encoding TIM barrel protein, which produces MKYQIGLKVGSKYGFGDVKSLIKKGISWGINFFEITTTDIKDIEFYKNLKKQKINFGIHVPHAYTPDNPMALCATLSPYKERAIKWFKKSIKIAQELNAKYIIVHPDLSQIPKGNSRYPEGIKFARNRKEGFNQFIENIKKYHQEIPLLIEVMPSPNYYNFNLKESLKLHNIIKTNFCFDVDHAFEVDQKINTVIHWYQGIKKYVEIFHVCDFDPEIRGHLPIGEGKINFNKFFQKIKLNNNQIFILEVLPNSIKSTEKDLIGSKNKLEQWLKN; this is translated from the coding sequence ATGAAATATCAAATTGGTTTAAAGGTTGGGTCAAAATATGGTTTTGGGGATGTTAAATCCTTAATTAAAAAAGGAATTAGTTGGGGTATTAATTTTTTTGAAATCACCACTACCGATATTAAAGATATTGAATTTTATAAAAATTTAAAAAAACAAAAGATAAATTTTGGTATTCATGTTCCTCATGCTTATACACCTGACAACCCCATGGCTTTATGTGCAACTCTTTCTCCGTATAAAGAAAGAGCAATTAAGTGGTTTAAAAAATCTATTAAAATCGCTCAAGAATTAAACGCAAAATATATTATCGTTCATCCGGATTTATCCCAAATTCCTAAAGGAAATTCGCGTTATCCGGAAGGAATTAAATTTGCGAGGAACAGAAAAGAAGGATTTAATCAATTTATTGAAAACATTAAGAAATATCATCAAGAAATTCCCTTACTAATTGAAGTAATGCCAAGCCCTAATTATTATAATTTTAATTTAAAGGAGAGTTTAAAATTACATAATATAATTAAAACAAATTTTTGTTTTGATGTTGATCATGCTTTTGAAGTTGACCAAAAAATAAACACAGTAATTCACTGGTACCAAGGCATTAAAAAATATGTTGAGATATTTCATGTCTGTGATTTTGATCCTGAAATTAGAGGGCACTTACCAATTGGCGAAGGAAAAATTAATTTTAACAAATTTTTCCAAAAAATTAAATTAAATAATAATCAAATTTTTATTTTAGAAGTTTTGCCAAATTCAATAAAAAGCACCGAAAAGGATTTAATTGGCTCTAAAAATAAATTAGAGCAATGGCTGAAAAATTAA
- a CDS encoding WecB/TagA/CpsF family glycosyltransferase has protein sequence MDILGVRVHNLSFNQALEKIESFIKSGQKHQIATINAEFIIAAQKDLEFKKILNSASLAVPDGTGLLFASKFLYGAKNAFKERVTGVDLTWELAKIAEKNNWSIYLLGAKTGVAQKTAVRLKYLYHNLKIVAISEGMPRYTEKQVLANINKVKPDILLVAFGAPKQEKFIAKNLPNLNFKVAIGVGGTFDFIAETQKRAPVWLQKLGLEWLWRLIHEPKRIGRIYNAVIKFPFLVFWSKIT, from the coding sequence ATGGATATTTTAGGAGTTAGAGTTCATAATCTTAGTTTTAATCAAGCTCTTGAGAAAATTGAGAGTTTTATCAAAAGTGGGCAAAAACATCAAATCGCCACCATAAATGCAGAATTTATTATTGCCGCGCAAAAAGATTTAGAATTCAAGAAAATCTTGAATTCGGCTTCATTGGCAGTTCCAGATGGAACCGGCTTACTATTCGCTTCAAAATTTTTATATGGTGCAAAAAATGCTTTCAAAGAACGGGTGACTGGAGTTGATTTAACTTGGGAATTGGCAAAAATTGCTGAAAAAAATAATTGGTCAATATATCTTTTGGGCGCCAAAACTGGCGTGGCCCAAAAAACAGCTGTTAGATTAAAATATTTATATCATAATTTGAAAATTGTTGCTATTTCCGAAGGCATGCCAAGATACACCGAGAAACAGGTGCTCGCCAACATTAATAAAGTCAAACCAGATATTTTATTAGTCGCTTTTGGTGCGCCCAAACAAGAAAAATTTATCGCTAAAAATTTACCTAATTTAAATTTCAAAGTCGCCATTGGTGTCGGTGGGACATTTGATTTTATTGCCGAAACGCAAAAAAGAGCCCCGGTTTGGCTACAAAAACTTGGTTTAGAGTGGTTGTGGCGACTAATTCATGAACCTAAAAGAATTGGTCGGATTTATAACGCGGTTATAAAATTCCCGTTCTTAGTTTTCTGGTCAAAAATCACTTGA
- the nusA gene encoding transcription termination factor NusA → MDPEFVAAVRQICDEKGIQPEQVYETVASAIASAYRKDFAKPGNKIEAEFDPESGKVRIFQVLEVVEEVENPDREITVDEAKKYKKKPKVDDTIQIDKEAPVSYGRIAAQTAKQVVIQKIREAERNVLFNEFKDKEGELLTGVVQQIEGRNIIINLGRANGILFPKDQIADERYYLGQRLKVYIAAVEETSKNPQILLSRTHPEMIHRLFELEVPEINSEAVEIKAIAREAGKRSKVAVSANQEGVDPVGSCVGQRGTRIQAVLAEIGEEKIDIILWDDKIEKYIENALSPAKIKSLKLDKKNQVATVNVAEDQLSLAIGREGQNVRLASKLTGWEVNIQKAEVVEAKKIQKPTEANPASEAETNLNPKDLKDIKTPKREVSKIKSAKVPKKATKIKKASAKSKTVKKTGKKG, encoded by the coding sequence GTGGATCCAGAGTTTGTAGCCGCCGTTCGGCAAATTTGTGACGAAAAAGGCATTCAACCAGAACAAGTTTATGAAACCGTCGCTTCGGCGATCGCTTCCGCATACAGAAAAGATTTTGCCAAACCCGGCAATAAGATTGAGGCCGAATTTGATCCAGAATCTGGAAAAGTGCGAATTTTCCAGGTTTTAGAAGTAGTAGAAGAAGTTGAAAATCCGGATCGTGAAATCACCGTTGATGAAGCTAAAAAATATAAGAAAAAGCCCAAAGTCGACGACACCATTCAAATTGACAAAGAGGCCCCAGTTAGTTATGGCCGCATTGCTGCTCAAACCGCCAAACAAGTTGTAATTCAAAAAATCCGCGAAGCTGAACGAAACGTCTTGTTTAATGAATTCAAAGATAAAGAAGGCGAATTGCTCACTGGCGTGGTTCAGCAAATTGAAGGTCGGAATATCATTATTAATTTAGGCCGAGCCAATGGAATCCTTTTTCCCAAAGATCAAATTGCTGATGAAAGATATTATTTAGGACAAAGATTAAAAGTCTATATTGCGGCGGTTGAAGAAACCTCAAAAAATCCGCAAATTCTTTTGTCCCGAACCCATCCAGAAATGATTCATCGTCTATTTGAATTAGAAGTCCCGGAAATTAATTCTGAAGCGGTGGAAATTAAAGCCATTGCCAGAGAAGCGGGGAAGAGATCTAAAGTGGCAGTTTCGGCAAATCAGGAAGGGGTGGATCCGGTTGGTTCGTGTGTTGGTCAGCGAGGCACCAGAATTCAAGCGGTTTTAGCCGAAATTGGTGAAGAAAAAATTGATATCATTCTTTGGGACGATAAAATTGAAAAATATATTGAAAATGCGCTTTCTCCTGCCAAAATTAAAAGCCTTAAGTTAGATAAAAAAAATCAAGTTGCCACCGTCAATGTGGCTGAAGATCAACTTAGTTTAGCCATTGGTCGAGAAGGCCAAAACGTTAGATTAGCTTCAAAATTAACTGGTTGGGAAGTCAATATTCAAAAAGCCGAAGTTGTTGAAGCCAAGAAAATCCAAAAACCCACCGAAGCCAACCCAGCAAGCGAAGCTGAGACCAATTTGAATCCTAAAGATCTCAAAGATATTAAAACACCCAAAAGGGAAGTTTCAAAAATTAAAAGCGCTAAAGTCCCTAAAAAGGCTACCAAAATCAAAAAAGCCAGTGCCAAATCCAAAACTGTCAAAAAAACTGGCAAAAAGGGATAA